The Alosa sapidissima isolate fAloSap1 chromosome 16, fAloSap1.pri, whole genome shotgun sequence genome has a segment encoding these proteins:
- the LOC121685187 gene encoding phosphatidylcholine:ceramide cholinephosphotransferase 1-like — MKEVGQWSEEDVLDWLTEEGMQEYSESFQQLDGPGLLRLSEQDFRGPPLSLVSGDGGRQLLERLETLRVAHLMEVNKGHHHHANGHVLANGTAKPHHNGLLKKNGFHRSEQVHVQIPVPPPEPERFPAEWGKTGAAFLYAVCCFLTTSVVISVVHERVPPKEETPPLPDKFFDLFDRVEWAFSICEVNGMLLVALWLMQWVLLKHRSIVGRRFFFIVGTLYLYRCVTMYITTLPVPGMHFRCSPKLSGRWEAQLHRIMKMIAGGGLTITGSHTMCGDYLYSGHTVMLTLTYLFIKEYSPKRFWVHHWVCWTLSVVGVFCILLAHDHYTVDVVVAYFITTRLFWWYHTLANQPVLKESSQGNLFSQVWWYRLFQYFEHNVQGPVPKSYQLPLSWRMLPWTRVKYSRLDSQ, encoded by the exons ATGAAGGAGGTGGGCCAGTGGTCAGAGGAGGATGTACTAGACTGGCTGACAGAGGAGGGCATGCAAGAGTACTCGGAATCCTTCCAGCAGCTGGACGGCCCGGGCCTCCTGCGGCTCTCTGAACAGGACTTCCGTGGCCCACCGCTTTCGCTGGTCTCGGGCGACGGCGGCCGGCAGCTGCTGGAGCGCCTGGAGACGCTGCGTGTGGCCCACCTCATGGAGGTCAACAAAGGTCACCACCACCATGCCAACGGCCACGTGCTCGCCAATGGCACCGCCAAGCCGCACCACAACGGCTTGCTCAAGAAGAACGGCTTCCACCGCTCGGAGCAGGTGCACGTCCAGATCCCCGTGCCGCCGCCGGAGCCCGAGCGCTTCCCGGCCGAGTGGGGCAAGACGGGCGCCGCCTTTCTGTACGCCGTCTGCTGCTTCCTGACGACCAGCGTGGTCATCTCGGTAGTGCACGAGCGCGTGCCACCCAAGGAGGAGACGCCGCCACTGCCCGACAAGTTCTTCGACCTGTTTGACCGCGTGGAGTGGGCCTTCTCCATCTGCGAGGTGAATGGCATGCTGCTCGTGGCTCTCTGGCTTATGCAGTGGGTCCTGCTCAAACACAG GTCCATCGTGGGCCGGCGGTTCTTCTTCATTGTGGGCACGCTGTACCTGTACAGGTGTGTCACCATGTACATCACCACCCTTCCGGTGCCTGGCATGCACTTCCGCTGCTCGCCCAAG CTCTCTGGCAGGTGGGAGGCTCAGCTCCACAGGATAATGAAGATGATTGCTGGTGGAGGGCTCACCATCACCGGATCCCACACCATGTGTGGAGATTACCTGTACAGCGGCCACACTGTGATGCTCACACTGACTTATCTCTTCATTAAAGagt ACTCTCCAAAGAGGTTCTGGGTGCATCACTGGGTCTGCTGGACCCTAAGTGTGGTGGGGGTCTTTTGCATCCTGCTGGCCCATGACCACTACACCGTGGACGTGGTGGTGGCCTACTTCATCACCACACGCCTCTTCTGGTGGTATCACACACTAGCCAATCAGCCG GTCCTGAAAGAGAGCTCCCAAGGAAACCTCTTCTCCCAGGTCTGGTGGTACCGCTTGTTCCAGTATTTTGAGCACAACGTCCAGGGGCCCGTCCCGAAGAGCTATCAGCTACCGCTGTCTTGGCGCATGTTACCATGGACACGGGTGAAATACAGCAGACTGGACTCGCAGTGA